The Penicillium digitatum chromosome 6, complete sequence genome has a window encoding:
- a CDS encoding Myosin I MyoA/Myo5 yields the protein MGQSRRPVGGEKKSRFGRSKAVADVGDGRQAGGKPQVRKAAFESSKKKEIGVSDLTLLSKISNEAINDNLKLRFEHDEIYTYIGHVLVSVNPFRDLGIYTDNVLDSYRGKNRLEVPPHVFGVAESAYYNMKSYKDNQCVIISGESGAGKTEAAKRIMQYIASVSGGGDSSIQETKDMVLATNPLLESFGNAKTLRNNNSSRFGKYLELEFNANGEPVGANITNYLLEKSRVVGQIANERNFHIFYQLTKGAPQKYRDSFGLQQPQSYLYTSRSKCFDVPGIDDIAEFKDTLDAMRVIGMSDAEQDNVFRMLAAILWIGNVQFSEDDSGNATISDQSVVDFVAYLLEVDSAQVNKALTIRLMETARGGRRGSVYEVPLNRVQASAVRDALAKAIYFNLFDWIVERVNQSLTARVSITNSIGILDIYGFEIFEKNSFEQLCINYVNEKLQQIFIQLTLKAEQDEYAREQIKWTPIEYFDNKVVCSLIEDKRPPGIFAALNDACATAHADSGAADQTFVGRLNFLSQNPNFEGRQGQFIIKHYAGDVSYAVEGMTDKNKDQLLKDLLNLAQSSSNEFVHSLFPNQVNQDDKRRPPTAGDKIKASANDLVATLMKAQPSYIRTIKPNENKAPGEYNHGNVLHQVKYLGLQENVRIRRAGFAYRQTFDKFTERFYLLSPKTSYAGDYTWTGDVESGAKQILKDTRIPPEEYQMGITKVFVKTPETLFALEAMRDKYWHNMAIRIQRAWRNYLRYRIESAIRIQRFWRRTTGGLELIKVRDQGHQVLQGRKERRRMSLLGSRRFLGDYLGVGNTGGPGEMIRNGAGIGGSDEVIFSCRAELLASKFGRSSKPVPRILVLTSRHVYIVAQSIENNQLVILAERTIAVGAIKSVSTSNLKDDWFSLVIGAQEPDPLINCIFKTEFFTHLNTVLRGSFTLKVGETIEYHKKPGKLATVKAVKDPAAGNVDSYKSSTIHTSAGEPPNSVSKPTPRAKAVAARPVTKGKLLRPGGPGGGPSKLSQAASRPVPAAQPLPRSTPQPAAQSRIVPQPVAAVAVAHSRKESYTSVRSSGSARAPPPPPPGAPPPASRKPAAKVKYDYNSDRANELSITKGEILEIVSKEGNGWWLCKNTTTSAQGWTPESYLEEVAVASAPKPTPPPPPMAPRATPSPIPNGAGAAAAAKTKPAPPAPPAKRPNMAGRKPAPPPAPRDSVASLQSADSSGASGRGTPNSASNASLAGGLAEALRARQSAMQGKNDDDDEW from the exons ATG GGTCAGTCACGACGCCCTGTTggcggagagaagaagagccgCTTTGGGCGCTCCAAAGCAGTCGCAGATGTCGGCGATGGCCGGCAAGCGGGGGGGAAGCCGCAAGTCAGGAAGGCCGCCTTTGAGAGcagcaagaagaaggagattgGCGTGTCAGATCTTACGCTGCTCAGCAAGATCTCCAATGAGGCCATCAACGACAACCTGAAGCTCCGGTTCGAGCACGACGAGATTTAT ACTTATATTGGCCATGTTTTGGTTTCAGTGAATCCTTTCCGAGATT TGGGTATCTACACAGATAATGTCCTCGATTCGTATCGCGGCAAGAACCGCCTTGAAGTTCCTCCCCATGTATTCGGAGTCGCCGAGTCCGCATACTACAACATGAAATCTTACAAGGACAACCAGTGTGTCATCATTTCTGGAGAGTCTGGTGCCGGAAAGACCGAGGCCGCGAAGCGGATCATGCAATACATTGCCAGTGTCTCCGGGGGCGGTGATTCGTCTATTCAGGAGACCAAGGATATGGTATTGGCGACGAACCCGTTGCTGGAGTCATTCGGTAATGCAAAGACGCTGCGCAACAACAACTCGTCCCGATTCGGAAAGTACCTAGAATTGGAGTTCAATGCCAACGGTGAGCCGGTGGGAGCCAACATTACGAACTATCTGCTGGAAAAGTCACGAGTAGTGGGACAAATTGCGAATGAGCGAAATTTCCACATCTTCTACCAACTCACAAAGGGTGCCCCGCAGAAGTACCGCGACAGTTTCGGCCTCCAGCAACCCCAATCTTACCTTTATACGAGCCGTTCCAAGTGTTTTGATGTACCGGGAATCGACGATATTGCCGAGTTCAAGGATACACTGGATGCGATGAGGGTGATTGGAATGAGCGATGCCGAGCAGGACAATGTTTTCCGCATGTTAGCAGCTATTCTCTGGATTGGAAATGTTCAGTTCAGCGAGGATGACTCTGGCAATGCTACCATTAGCGATCAGTCAGTTGTTGATTTCGTCGCCTACCTGTTGGAGGTTGATTCTGCTCAAGTGAACAAGGCTTTGACTATTCGTCTGATGGAGACTGCGCGAGGGGGGCGCAGGGGTTCCGTATATGAAGTGCCGCTGAACAGAGTTCAAGCTTCAGCTGTTCGAGACGCTTTGGCCAAGGCGATTTACTTCAATCTATTCGATTGGATCGTAGAGCGCGTCAACCAGTCACTGACTGCTCGAGTTTCCATCACCAATTCAATTGGCATCCTGGATATTTACGGATTCGAAATCTTCGAGAAGAACTCTTTCGAGCAGCTGTGTATCAACTATGTCAATGAAAAGCTGCAGCAGATTTTCATTCAATTGACTCTCAAGGCAGAACAAGATGAATACGCCCGCGAGCAGATCAAGTGGACTCCTATTGAGTACTTTGACAACAAGGTGGTGTGCTCTTTGATCGAGGACAAGCGCCCTCCTGGAATTTTCGCCGCTTTGAACGATGCCTGCGCAACTGCCCACGCTGACTCCGGTGCGGCCGACCAGACTTTCGTTGGTAGGCTCAACTTCCTATCCCAGAATCCCAACTTTGAAGGTCGCCAGGGTCAGTTCATCATCAAGCACTACGCTGGTGATGTCAGCTACGCTGTAGAGGGAATGACGGATAAGAATAAAGATCAGCTCTTGAAGGACTTGTTGAACCTTGCCCAATCTAGCAGCAACGAATTCGTCCACTCGCTGTTCCCCAACCAGGTCAACCAGGATGACAAGCGTCGCCCACCTACCGCCGGTGACAAAATTAAGGCATCCGCGAATGACCTTGTGGCGACGCTCATGAAGGCGCAGCCGTCTTATATTCGCACAATCAAACCTAACGAAAACAAGGCCCCCGGGGAGTACAACCACGGCAATGTCCTGCATCAGGTCAAGTACCTTGGTCTCCAAGAGAACGTCCGCATTCGACGTGCTGGCTTTGCCTACCGTCAAACCTTCGACAAGTTCACCGAGCGATTCTACCTCTTGTCCCCAAAGACTTCGTACGCCGGTGACTACACATGGACCGGCGATGTGGAGTCCGGCGCAAAGCAGATCTTGAAGGATACCCGGATTCCTCCCGAGGAGTATCAGATGGGTATTACAAAGGTTTTCGTCAAGACTCCTGAGACGCTGTTCGCACTCGAAGCCATGCGAGACAAATACTGGCATAATATGGCCATCCGCATTCAACGTGCTTGGAGAAACTATCTCCGGTACCGCATTGAGAGTGCGATCCGTATTCAGCGCTTCTGGCGCCGCACGACTGGTGGACTCGAACTCATCAAGGTTCGTGATCAGGGACACCAGGTGCTCCAGGGCCGCAAGGAACGCCGGAGAATGAGTCTTCTCGGTTCTCGTCGCTTCCTAGGCGATTATCTCGGTGTCGGGAACACCGGTGGTCCTGGTGAAATGATCCGCAACGGTGCAGGCATCGGCGGTTCAGACGAAGTCATTTTCTCTTGCCGTGCCGAGCTTTTGGCATCTAAATTCGGTCGTTCTAGCAAACCTGTCCCCCGGATCCTTGTTCTGACGAGTCGGCATGTCTATATTGTTGCACAGAGTATCGAAAACAACCAGCTGGTTATTTTAGCGGAACGAACCATTGCTGTTGGAGCCATCAAGAGTGTCAGCACCTCGAATCTCAAGGACGACTGGTTCTCGCTGGTCATTGGGGCTCAAGAACCTGACCCGCTCATTAACTGTATCTTCAAAACCGAGTTCTTTACTCATCTCAACACTGTCTTACGTGGCTCTTTCACTTTGAAAGTTGGAGAGACCATTGAATACCACAAGAAGCCTGGCAAGCTGGCAACCGTCAAGGCAGTCAAAGATCCAGCTGCTGGAAACGTCGACAGCTACAAAAGCAGCACAATCCACACTAGTGCTGGAGAGCCTCCCAACTCTGTCTCAAAGCCCACTCCACGGGCAAAGGCGGTTGCGGCTCGCCCGGTCACGAAGGGCAAGCTACTTCGTCCTGGTGGTCCCGGTGGCGGCCCTTCGAAATTGTCTCAGGCCGCTAGCAGACCTGTCCCTGCTGCCCAGCCTCTGCCCCGGTCTACCCCGCAGCCTGCTGCCCAGTCGCGCATCGTGCCGCAGCCTGTGGCTGCTGTCGCCGTTGCACACTCTCGCAAGGAGTCTTATACCTCCGTGCGGTCCTCTGGCTCCGCAAGGGctcctccaccacctccacctgGGGCACCTCCTCCAGCCTCAAGAAAGCCTGCCGCAAAGGTCAAGTATGACTACAACAGCGACCGGGCCAATGAGCTTTCCATCACCAAGGGCGAAATCCTAGAAATTGTATCCAAGGAAGGAAATG GATGGTGGCTGTGCAAGAACACAACAACATCAGCTCAAGGATGGACCCCCGAATCCTACCTTGAAGAAGTAGCCGTCGCTTCCGCACCAAAGCCCACCCCACCTCCCCCTCCTATGGCACCGCGCGCAACCCCTAGCCCTATTCCAAACGGTGCTGGAGCCGCTGCAGCCGCCAAGACCAAGCCCGCCCCGCCCGCTCCCCCAGCCAAGCGTCCCAACATGGCCGGACGCAAGCCCGCGCCCCCGCCCGCTCCGCGAGATAGCGTCGCGAGCTTGCAATCGGCCGACTCGTCGGGCGCCAGCGGCCGCGGTACGCCCAACAGCGCATCAAACGCCAGCCTAGCAGGTGGTTTGGCCGAGGCACTCCGGGCACGACAAAGCGCGATGCAGGGCAAAaacgacgacgacgatgagTGGTAG